The following are encoded together in the Actinoplanes sp. N902-109 genome:
- the dapC gene encoding succinyldiaminopimelate transaminase: protein MLSATLPDFPWDLLEPAKAVAAAHPGGIVDLSVGTPVDPVPAVVRAALAGASDAPGYPLTAGTPALRAAIASWLARSCGASGTPGVLPTIGSKELVAWLPTLLGVRPGDVVVIPRVCYPTYEVGVKLAGAEVVRADALTALGPDPRVKLIWINSPANPTGRVLPAAHLRKVVDWARERGALVASDECYHSLGWEETPVSVLSDEVTGGDYTGVLAVHSLSKRSNLAGYRAGFVAGDPAVVRELLAVRKHAGMIVPAPVQAAMIAALEDEQHVAEQRERYASRRSALRAALTSAGFRIEESTAGLYLWSTRGEDCWKTVDWLAERGILAAPGAFYGPSAAQHVRVALTATDERVAAAVARLTS from the coding sequence GTGCTCTCCGCAACGCTGCCTGACTTCCCCTGGGATCTGCTCGAACCGGCCAAGGCGGTCGCCGCGGCGCACCCCGGCGGCATCGTCGACCTGTCGGTCGGCACGCCCGTCGACCCGGTGCCCGCCGTGGTCCGGGCCGCCCTGGCCGGCGCGTCGGACGCGCCGGGATATCCGCTGACCGCGGGGACCCCGGCGCTGCGTGCGGCGATCGCGAGCTGGCTCGCCCGGTCCTGCGGAGCCTCCGGTACGCCCGGGGTGCTGCCGACGATCGGGTCCAAGGAACTGGTGGCGTGGCTGCCCACCCTGCTCGGCGTGCGTCCCGGTGACGTGGTCGTGATCCCGCGGGTGTGCTACCCGACGTACGAGGTCGGGGTGAAGCTGGCCGGGGCCGAGGTGGTCCGCGCCGATGCGCTGACCGCTCTCGGCCCGGACCCGCGGGTCAAGCTGATCTGGATCAACTCGCCGGCCAACCCGACCGGACGGGTGCTGCCGGCGGCGCATCTGCGCAAAGTGGTCGACTGGGCACGCGAGCGTGGCGCGCTGGTCGCCAGCGACGAGTGCTACCACTCGCTGGGCTGGGAGGAGACCCCGGTCTCGGTGCTCTCCGACGAGGTCACCGGGGGCGACTACACCGGCGTGCTGGCCGTCCACTCGCTGTCCAAGCGGTCCAATCTGGCCGGCTACCGGGCCGGGTTCGTGGCCGGCGACCCGGCTGTCGTGCGCGAGCTGCTGGCCGTACGCAAGCATGCCGGCATGATCGTCCCGGCGCCCGTGCAGGCGGCGATGATTGCCGCCCTGGAGGACGAGCAGCATGTCGCTGAGCAGCGCGAACGCTATGCGTCCCGACGCTCGGCGCTGCGTGCGGCGCTGACCTCGGCGGGCTTCCGCATCGAGGAGTCCACCGCCGGGCTCTACCTCTGGTCGACCCGCGGCGAGGACTGCTGGAAGACCGTCGACTGGCTCGCCGAGCGCGGCATCCTCGCAGCGCCCGGTGCGTTCTACGGGCCTTCGGCCGCTCAGCACGTCCGCGTCGCGCTGACAGCCACCGATGAGCGCGTCGCCGCCGCGGTTGCCCGCCTGACGTCCTGA
- a CDS encoding S8 family serine peptidase, translating to MTQPPPASRGNQPLRRGGRAVAALVVALAVVAVPASPARADRIRDLQWFWGDLDLTQAQKVSEGAGVTVAVLDTGVDRTHADLKGAVKGGQSIAEHREPGNIDPEKHGTGIAGIIAGRGHGSGGDAGVRGIAPEATIMPIDPINDTVLVARGIDWAVEHGAKVINMSFGVRPSETLHTAIRNARAAGVVLVAAAGNEADKGNDLAYPGAYPEVITVGSLDRHGKILKTSNHGEQVDIAAPGDAIPGPRPDGGYVSLTGNSASAAIVSGAAALILAKYPDLQPAQVEARLIATAIDRGTKGRDDYYGAGALNLMAALTGPQPAVLPDEQPTSAGPAAAAPYTPAPADKGLPGWLFLVAVAAVLALIIALITTVLLVARRRRTA from the coding sequence GTGACCCAGCCTCCGCCCGCCTCCCGGGGTAATCAGCCGCTGCGCCGGGGCGGGCGGGCTGTGGCGGCGCTTGTTGTCGCGCTCGCGGTGGTGGCTGTTCCGGCCTCGCCCGCCCGGGCCGACCGCATCCGCGACCTGCAGTGGTTCTGGGGTGACCTCGACCTCACCCAGGCACAGAAGGTCAGCGAGGGCGCCGGCGTGACGGTGGCGGTGCTCGACACCGGCGTCGACCGTACGCATGCCGACCTCAAGGGCGCGGTCAAGGGCGGTCAGTCCATCGCGGAGCATCGCGAACCAGGCAACATCGACCCCGAGAAACACGGCACCGGCATCGCGGGCATCATCGCGGGCCGGGGGCACGGCAGCGGGGGCGACGCCGGGGTGCGCGGCATCGCCCCGGAAGCCACCATCATGCCGATCGACCCGATCAACGACACCGTACTGGTGGCCCGTGGCATCGACTGGGCGGTCGAACACGGCGCCAAGGTCATCAACATGTCCTTCGGCGTGCGCCCTTCCGAAACCCTGCACACCGCCATCCGCAACGCCCGGGCAGCCGGCGTGGTGTTGGTGGCGGCAGCCGGCAACGAGGCGGACAAGGGCAACGACCTCGCGTACCCGGGCGCCTACCCCGAAGTCATCACCGTCGGCTCGCTCGACAGGCACGGCAAAATCCTCAAGACGTCCAACCACGGCGAGCAGGTCGACATCGCGGCCCCCGGCGACGCCATCCCCGGCCCCCGCCCGGACGGCGGCTACGTCAGCCTGACCGGCAACAGCGCCTCAGCCGCCATCGTCTCCGGCGCCGCAGCCCTCATCCTCGCCAAGTACCCCGACCTCCAGCCCGCCCAGGTCGAAGCCCGCCTCATCGCCACCGCCATCGACCGAGGCACCAAGGGCCGCGACGACTACTACGGCGCCGGCGCCCTCAACCTCATGGCCGCGTTGACCGGCCCCCAACCCGCCGTCCTGCCCGACGAACAGCCCACCTCGGCGGGCCCGGCCGCTGCCGCCCCCTACACCCCGGCCCCAGCCGACAAGGGCCTCCCCGGCTGGCTCTTCCTGGTGGCCGTCGCGGCGGTCCTCGCCCTGATCATCGCGCTCATCACCACGGTGCTCCTCGTAGCCCGCCGCCGCAGAACAGCCTGA